Proteins from a single region of Eublepharis macularius isolate TG4126 chromosome 9, MPM_Emac_v1.0, whole genome shotgun sequence:
- the PHTF2 gene encoding protein PHTF2 isoform X2, with product MASKVTDAIVWYQKKIGAYDQQIWEKSVEQREIKETHRSVTNMSDEVSSEEGPEAGYHLRRNAERGSNECAFRNRKSHHYKKHYPVEDIPKSGTSCSSRCSSSRQDSESTRPESETEDILWEDLLHCAECRSSCTSETDVENSQVNSCIKKEYRDDPFHQSHLPWFHSSNPGLEKVSAIVWEGNDCKKADMSVLEISGMIMNRVNSYIPGIGYQIFGNVVSLILGLTPFIFRLSQAKDLEHLATHSASELYTIAFGSNGDRMVLSMVIISFVVRVSLVWIFFFLLCVAERTYKQRLLFAKLFGHLTSARRARKSEVPHFRLKKVQNIKMWLSLRSYLKRRGPQRSVDVIVSSAFLLTISVVFICCAQLLHVHEIFLDCHYNWELVIWCISLTLFLLRFVTLGSETSKKYSNTSILLTEQINLYLKMEKKPNKKEELTLVNNVLKLATKLLKELDSPFRLYGLTMNPLLYNITQVVILSAVSGVISDLLGFNLKLWKIKS from the exons GAGACTCACAGATCAGTGACAAACATGTCTGATGAAGTTTCAAGTGAGGAGGGGCCAGAAGCTGGGTATCACTTGCGTCGTAATGCAGAACGTGGTTCCAACGAGTGTGCATTTCGAAACAGGAAATCCCATCATTATAAGAAACATTATCCTGTAGAG GATATCCCTAAATCAGGCACTAGCTGCAGTTCTCGGTGTTCAAGTTCCAGACAAGATTCAGAAAGCACAAGGCCAGAGTCTGAAACAGAAGACATATTGTGGGAAGACTTGTTACATTGTGCAGAGTGCCGTTCATCTTGTACCAGTGAAACAGATGTTGAAAATTCTCAAGTTAATTCATGTATAAAGAAAGAGTATAGAGATGATCCATTTCATCAG AGTCATTTACCCTGGTTCCACAGTTCTAACCCAGGGCTGGAAAAAGTGAGTGCAATTGTTTGGGAGGGTAATGACTGCAAAAAAGCTGATATGTCAGTGCTTGAAATCAGCGGCATGATAATGAACAGG GTGAACAGCTATATACCAGGAATAGGCTATCAGATTTTTGGAAATGTTGTCTCTTTAATCTTGGGGTTAACTCCATTTATATTTCGACTTTCCCAAGCTAAGGATCTGGAGCATCTAGCTACACATTCAGCTTCCGAACTTTACACTATAGCATTTGGGTCAAATGGAGACAGAATGGTTCTTTCCATGGTTATAATAAGCTTTGTAGTCCGTGTCTCCCTTGTGTggattttctttttcctcctgtGCGTGGCTGAGAGAACCTACAAACAG agGCTGCTTTTTGCTAAACTATTTGGCCATTTAACATCTGCAAGAAGGGCACGAAAATCAGAAGTCCCTCACTTCCGGTTGAAGAAGGTGCAAAACATTAAAATGTGGCTTTCCCTCCGCTCATACCTTAAG CGGCGAGGCCCTCAACGATCAGTTGATGTAATAGTCTCATCTGCTTTTTTGTTGACAATTTCTGTTGTATTTATCTGCTGTGCACAG ctgcTTCATGTACACGAGATCTTCCTGGATTGTCACTACAATTGGGAACTAGTAATCTGGTGTATTTCATTAACTCTGTTTCTCCTAAGATTTGTTACACTTGGTTCTGAAACAAGCAAAAAATACAGCAATACCTCAATATTACTTACTGAACAG ATAAACCTGTACTTGAAAATGGAAAAGAAGCCGAACAAGAAGGAAGAACTGACACTAGTGAATAACGTTTTGAAACTGGCTACAAAATTACTCAAG GAGCTGGACAGTCCCTTCCGGTTATATGGCTTGACAATGAACCCTCTGCTTTATAACATCACCCAAGTTGTCATTCTGTCTGCTGTTTCTGGTGTTATCAGTGACTTACTTGGATTTAATTTAAAG ctctggaagatcaaatcctgA